From Daphnia pulicaria isolate SC F1-1A chromosome 4, SC_F0-13Bv2, whole genome shotgun sequence, one genomic window encodes:
- the LOC124337052 gene encoding uncharacterized protein LOC124337052, which translates to MMDFEKKENRVSMSECAQVTPDSPIDLSQLSSRCRSVDLTNRSVSESCLAPTAAVAAKKRRIHGFKDPLPPPAPLMADHTMTAADSLKYRSMSHADIAGYRTPWLSAEVTESSSSRIPSQTSASAAPVAEFSTAAAALSAAETLKFRCMSESRLAGPGNAAFHPTTIFHGNSTSGGRSRNLGTTSSSDLLRAATDNSQLEFLLRRTNSESVLPSRSGEIAGSAALEIFMRQQLMLQHLFAQPSQQDGSDPGSGSSSSSSSSYLSSAPNWLLGIYGYGYTQLLQASQQQQIAADPATGSGQISGGPSSPAVGAVSISGSDGEGEMEEEDMEAGEFSHGKKRSPRALTGKHVKLGTGASPVVLSKLRLKVQESQRMKLVKKSMPSGSAFASAAAAKKNGSKLKSRAK; encoded by the exons ATGATGGATttcgagaagaaagaaaatcgcgTGTCCATGTCGGAATGCGCCCAAGTGACGCCGGATTCGCCGATTGATTTGAGCCAACTGTCGTCGAGATGCCGCAGCGTCGACCTGACGAACCGCTCCGTCTCCGAGAGCTGTTTGGCGCCCACTGCGGCCGTTGCGGCCAAGAAGAGACGGATCCACGGATTCAAGGATCCGCTTCCGCCACCTGCTCCGCTGATGGCCGACCACACCATGACAGCCGCCGATTCGTTGAAATATCGATCCATGTCTCACGCCGATATTGCCGGATACAGGACACCGTGGCTGTCGGCTGAAGTGACTGAATCCTCTTCCTCTAGGATCCCGTCCCAAACATCCGCATCCGCAGCTCCGGTCGCCGAGTTCTCGACCGCAGCCGCCGCTTTATCCGCCGCTGAAACGTTGAAATTTCGTTGCATGAGCGAATCGCGATTGGCCGGCCCCGGCAACGCCGCTTTCCATCCGACGACAATCTTCCATGGAAACAGCACTTCCGGCGGAAGGAGTCGGAATTTGGGGACGACCAGCAGCTCGGATCTTCTCCGGGCGGCCACCGACAACAGCCAACTCGAGTTCCTTTTGCGACGCACCAACTCTGAATCTGTCCTACCGTCTAG gtCGGGAGAAATAGCCGGATCGGCGGCCCTTGAGATATTCATGCGGCAACAGCTGATGCTTCAGCATTTATTCGCCCAGCCGTCGCAGCAGGATGGAAGCGATCCAGGCAGTGGTTCCAGTAGTTCGTCTTCGTCATCCTACCTGTCATCGGCACCCAATTGGCTCCTAGGCATTTACGGCTACGGATACACGCAGCTCCTTCAAGCATCTCAGCAGCAACAGATTGCCGCCGATCCGGCAACCGGTTCCGGACAG ATTTCGGGTGGGCCAAGCTCGCCGGCTGTTGGTGCAGTATCCATCAGCGGATCGGATGGCGAAGGTGAAATGGAAGAGGAGGATATGGAGGCTGGCGAGTTCTCTCACGGTAAGAAGCGATCACCGCGAGCTCTGACGGGTAAACACGTCAAACTGGGCACGGGTGCCAGCCCGGTTGTCTTGAGCAAGTTGAGACTCAAAGTCCAGGAGAGCCAGCGAATGAAACTCGTCAAAAAATCCATGCCGTCGGGTTCCGCCTTTGcatccgccgccgccgccaagaAGAATGGATCAAAACTTAAGAGTCGAGCCAagtga
- the LOC124337318 gene encoding eukaryotic translation initiation factor 3 subunit D-like, with product MHIRDTSRRVILGTQQFHPSDFASQINLNIDNAWGILRCIIDLCMKEEDGKYLLVKDPNKPVIRLYKVPDITFESDDEAFFGEGEEDE from the exons ATGCACATTCGAGATACATCGCGTCGTGTAATCCTTGGAACACAGCAGTTCCACCCGTCAGATTTCGCATCGCAAATCAACCTTAACATCGACAATGCTTGGGGCATTCTCCGTTGTATTATTGATTTGTGTATGAAGGAAGAGGATGGCAAATATTTGTTGGTGAAGGATCCTAACAAGCCCGTCATTCGCCTTTACAAGGTGCCCGATATTACGTTTGAGAGCGACGATGAAGCATTTttcggagaaggagaag AAGACGAGTAA
- the LOC124336916 gene encoding uncharacterized protein LOC124336916, with product MDKPKRRCVECKKTNFYNVNGQYVCVECDTYATDHVEVVCDEFEGQTQGRKYKALGEKKDRKNLEEEERNKRIQDWNIYDGFNFILVKMTDALIKCGADPKIKPCVHRLWASYLSKMEVAYCEAPPPTSPLPDEFRTRETEMEEVAEQSSIVPSWFSQNNELDSQAESDDQPPKIKPKRTTLFSAPKVAKRKYYKKGLGEMDILLETADAELSFADRRKKGRKLKSNYMKLALSGADTDVSMAESIGSSAETQSTVEDAQKRSRLSTMKYAVPECFPEGELVSILKRKNKTEDYTAPRSTCSDPEYMTVHKLLSFLHAALLLKGQLISYGDLTRWAREGFIPLYGAHLLLPKSMPISGSEAHTLGALRTNGAPCSRIFRQNTGRLLTMLNIEKLPKPPAFLLASKIICDLQLPNELEVYVRTLDRIINQDDNDAEWKTVFFGNRIPSDAAYAGSLILVAMKLVLGLDGTTEFQISDFATKVNNLLKLKPSSSFASKQQGVENENNQETSQGTKTLFVWKEWVRFIEYRRNVIDRTHVPTAIRKAIVKKMDPAYVYQFAQTEGFYHYNRPTTELSEIDRSILEVFEKASKRFPSPSGPPKRIPRFRSSLFGLQGLADQLLEFDPSEYGQLKQEFSTSSLVFARKPKLLAAALKKANPPHLLNIHKGPALKDRKFVMPLITSRCGISKSSSQMDRYAWKIVTVKSEVLPVSNSSDDDDDELDEFYDSQSRPSLLLHDPSYGYWISALRLKLVAFVDWNLFSASLPSSFLWLLQLICESIEESPRDFYPTFNAVEAIVFLGHTDVKRNITGKKELKQRLYNALRAEF from the exons ATGGACAAGCCAAAACGAAGATGTGTAGAGTGCAAGAAAACTAACTTTTATAATGTCAATGGACAATATGTGTGTGTCGAATGCGACACCTATGCTACT GATCATGTTGAAGTTGTTTGTGATGAATTTGAGGGACAAACTCAAGGTCGAAAATATAAGGCACTTGGCGAGAAAAAGGATAGGAAAAATTTAGAGGAAGAAGAACGGAATA AGAGGATACAAGATTGGAATATATATGATggattcaattttattctgGTCAAAATGACAGATGCACTGATCAAGTGTGGTGCTGATCCCAAAATCAAACCCTGTGTACACAGGTTATGGGCTTCCTATCTTTCAAAAATGGAAGTTGCATATTGTGAAGCACCACCTCCTACATCACCTTTACCTGATGAATTTAGAACCAGGGAGACAGAGATGGAAGAAGTAGCGGAACAATCTTCAATAGTCCCATCTTGGTTTTCTCAAAATAATGAGCTAGATTCTCAAGCAGAAAGTGATGATCAACCCCctaaaatcaaaccaaaaagaaCTACACTTTTTTCTGCCCCAAAAGT GGCGAAAAGAAAGTACTACAAGAAGGGCCTGGGCGAAATGGATATTTTACTTGAAACCGCTGATGCCGAATTATCGTTTGCTGACAGACGCAAGAAAGGCCGAAAACTTAAG AGTAACTATATGAAACTGGCCCTTAGTGGAGCAGACACTGATGTTTCGATGGCGGAGTCAATTGGTTCATCAGCAGAAACTCAAAGTACAGTTGAAGACGC CCAAAAAAGAAGTCGTTTGTCTACCATGAAGTATGCTGTTCCTGAATGCTTTCCTGAAGGAGAACTAGTTTCCATacttaagagaaaaaacaaaacagaggaTTATACGGCACCCAGGTCAACATGCAGCGACCCAGAATACATGACGGTGCATAAACTATTGTCATTCCTTCATGCTGCACTACTCTTGAAAGGTCAATTAATATCTTATGGTGATTTGACAAG GTGGGCTCGGGAAGGTTTCATCCCTCTCTACGGCGCTCATCTACTTTTACCAAAAAGTATGCCTATCAGTGGATCGGAGGCTCATACTTTGGGTGCACTCCGTACTAATGGAGCTCCCTGTTCTCGAATTTTTCGTCAAAACACTGGTCGTCTCCTTACAATGCTAAATATCGAAAAGCTACCCAAGCCACCTGCCTTTCTGTTGGCGTCTAAAATCATCTGTGATCTTCAGTTGCCAA ATGAACTTGAAGTGTATGTCAGAACCTTGGATAGAATTATTAATCAGGATGATAACGACGCTGAATGGAAAACCGTTTTCTTTGGTAACAGGATTCCAAGTGATGCTGCGTACGCTGGATCCCTG ATCCTGGTTGCCATGAAATTGGTACTTGGATTAGACGGAACGacagaatttcaaatttcagatTTTGCCACGAAAGTTAACAATCTGTTAAAACTAAAACCTTCGTCAAGCTTCGCTAGCAAACAGCAAggagttgaaaatgaaaataaccaAGAAACATCTCAGGGCACAAAAACTCTGTTTGTGTGGAAAGAGTGGGTTCGATTTATTGAATACCGCCGCAACGTCATCGATCGCACTCACGTTCCAACAGCGATCCGAAAAGCAATTGTGAAGAAAATGGATCCCGCTTATGTGTATCAATTTGCTCAAACTGAAGGATTTTATCATTATAACCGCCCTACAACTGAATTGTCAGAAATCGATAGGTCCATCTTagaagtttttgaaaaagcttCGAAGAGATTTCCTTCCCCGTCCGGGCCTCCAAAAAGAATACCAAGATTTCGTTCCTCTCTTTTCGGCCTTCAGGGCTTGGCTGATCAGCTTTTGGAATTCGACCCCTCGGAATATGGACAACTTAAGCAAGAATTTTCCACTTCGTCTTTAGTATTTGCTAGAAAACCCAAACTGTTGGCAGCTGCTCTAAAGAAGGCGAATCCACCGCATCTCTTAAATATTCACAAGGGCCCAGCATTAAAGGATAGAAAATTCGTCATGCCTTTGATCACTTCACGTTGTGGGATTTCGAAATCTTCAAGTCAAATGGATCGTTATGCCTGGAAAATAGTAACAGTAAAGTCGGAAGTACTACCTGTTTCTAACTCttctgacgacgacgacgacgagcttGATGAATTTTACGATAGTCAATCGCGACCTAGTCTGCTTTTACATGACCCATCTTACGGTTACTGGATAAGCGCACTCCGTCTGAAATTGGTGGCTTTCGTCGACTGGAACTTGTTCTCCGCCTCGTTGCCTTCATCGTTTCTCTGGTTGCTCCAACTTATCTGTGAAAGCATTGAAGAAAGCCCAAGAGATTTCTACCCAACGTTTAACGCTGTTGAAGCTATCGTTTTCTTAGGTCACACAGATGTGAAACGCAACATTACCGGCAAAAAGGAGTTAAAGCAGCGACTATACAACGCATTAAGAGCGGAattctaa